The proteins below come from a single Burkholderia sp. FERM BP-3421 genomic window:
- a CDS encoding amidohydrolase yields MFQRHQLGCACCSPHLLAPVLGQSESAWQDLLQELSRLETPRKPEAVIFHGGRIYPDPEDCATRVDALGIADHKVVAAGTLHEVRQRMWERHPNAIERILHGSQTLLPGLVEPHMHLLPSAVFRIAPWINVTPFEEQKLRPGYSAAWIRDQIVAAVNDTPAGGDAWVCGSGVDPSLMDVWVDIDRAWLDDISKDVRLFLINASGHLGYANSAALQAAGLEATYPNGVLTETRVDLVMNAIPKPQPADLLLAMRAVLQEANKRGITTVFDAGLGMGIGFYEVVLMQALAKTPLMTARMGAALFGNNDLWRLWLNQFKPEFASAPEALFSIRAMKLIADGSNQGLTGLQSQPYKCCAEHRVPGVGPNGLFNFSPVDGLAHVMQQVVEKGWPVLTHANGDEAIANVLAAYQLALSQVPPAASATAQPGATPVALRHRIEHASLLSDDDLRAMKRLSISPSFLIGHVGYWGRAFQKTILGEARAQKLDRCKSALNEGLRVSLHSDHFVSPLGPLRYMDQAMGRTMEADPEQATLNAAECLSASEALRAVTIDAAWQCHLDDQVGSLKEGKQADLVILADDPLQGNQPGNPYRLRDIAALETWVSGRKVYDSLEANTR; encoded by the coding sequence ATGTTCCAGCGACACCAGCTCGGATGTGCATGCTGCAGCCCGCATTTATTAGCGCCCGTCCTCGGCCAAAGCGAATCCGCATGGCAAGACTTGCTCCAGGAATTGAGCCGCCTGGAAACGCCGCGAAAACCCGAAGCCGTCATCTTCCACGGCGGACGCATCTATCCGGATCCGGAAGACTGCGCCACGCGCGTCGACGCACTGGGTATCGCCGATCACAAGGTCGTCGCCGCGGGCACGCTCCACGAGGTGCGCCAACGCATGTGGGAGCGCCACCCCAACGCCATCGAACGCATACTCCACGGCAGCCAGACCTTGCTCCCCGGCCTGGTCGAGCCGCACATGCACCTGCTGCCCAGCGCGGTGTTCCGCATCGCGCCGTGGATCAACGTGACGCCGTTCGAGGAGCAGAAGCTGCGCCCCGGCTACAGCGCGGCCTGGATCCGCGACCAGATTGTGGCTGCCGTCAACGATACGCCGGCCGGAGGCGACGCGTGGGTGTGCGGAAGCGGCGTCGACCCGTCGCTGATGGACGTCTGGGTGGATATCGACCGCGCCTGGCTGGACGACATCAGCAAGGACGTGCGCCTGTTCCTGATCAACGCCTCAGGCCATCTCGGCTATGCCAACAGCGCCGCGTTGCAGGCCGCCGGACTCGAGGCCACCTATCCCAACGGGGTGCTGACCGAAACGCGGGTCGATCTGGTGATGAACGCCATCCCCAAGCCGCAACCGGCGGACCTGCTGCTCGCGATGCGAGCGGTATTGCAGGAGGCGAACAAGCGCGGCATCACCACCGTCTTCGACGCGGGTTTGGGAATGGGCATCGGGTTCTATGAAGTTGTCCTGATGCAGGCGCTGGCGAAGACGCCGCTGATGACGGCGCGCATGGGCGCGGCCCTGTTCGGCAACAACGATCTTTGGCGGTTGTGGTTGAATCAGTTCAAGCCGGAATTCGCCAGCGCGCCCGAAGCGCTGTTCAGCATCCGCGCGATGAAGCTGATTGCCGACGGCTCCAACCAGGGGCTGACCGGCCTGCAAAGCCAGCCGTACAAGTGCTGCGCCGAGCACCGCGTCCCCGGCGTCGGGCCCAACGGGCTCTTCAACTTCTCGCCCGTCGATGGCCTGGCGCACGTCATGCAACAGGTCGTCGAGAAGGGATGGCCGGTCCTGACCCATGCCAACGGGGACGAAGCCATCGCCAATGTGCTGGCGGCCTACCAACTGGCGCTGAGCCAGGTTCCTCCTGCTGCGTCGGCCACCGCGCAACCCGGTGCGACGCCGGTCGCGTTGCGCCATCGGATCGAGCATGCCTCGCTCCTCAGCGACGACGATCTGCGCGCCATGAAGCGGCTGTCGATCTCGCCCAGTTTCCTGATCGGCCACGTGGGTTACTGGGGACGCGCGTTCCAGAAGACCATCCTGGGCGAAGCGCGCGCGCAGAAGCTCGACCGCTGCAAATCGGCGCTGAACGAGGGCCTGCGCGTCAGCCTGCACAGCGATCATTTCGTGTCTCCGCTGGGGCCGCTGCGCTACATGGATCAGGCGATGGGGCGAACGATGGAAGCGGACCCGGAACAGGCGACCTTGAATGCGGCCGAATGCCTGAGCGCGTCCGAGGCGTTGCGCGCGGTGACCATCGACGCGGCGTGGCAGTGCCATCTCGACGATCAGGTCGGCTCATTGAAGGAAGGGAAGCAGGCCGACCTCGTGATCCTCGCAGACGATCCGCTGCAGGGCAATCAGCCCGGGAATCCGTATCGGCTGCGTGACATCGCGGCGCTGGAGACGTGGGTCAGCGGGCGCAAGGTTTACGACAGTTTGGAGGCGAACACCCGCTAG
- a CDS encoding class II histone deacetylase, with product MSKTAFFTDERTFWHTGGMHALFLPVGGWVQPPSAAGYAESPDSKRRLLALVQASGLGARLAMQTAPAATDADLRRIHPASYLDAFKRLSDATGGDLGDLAPFGPGSYEIAALSAGLALAAVDTVLDARAPNAFSLSRPPGHHCLRDKPMGFCLLANIPIALEAARAKHGVERIAVIDWDVHHGNGTQSIYYDDPHTLTISLHQDRCFPPGYSGAEERGAGAGVGANLNIPLLAGAGDDAYRHALARIVLPALDAFRPELIVVASGLDANAVDPLARMQLHSDSYRHLTQGVKDAAERLCGGRLVVVHEGGYSEAYVPFCGLAIVETLAGVRTAVDDPALALMTAQQPGERFNAFQRDLIDELASQFGY from the coding sequence ATGAGCAAAACCGCATTCTTCACCGACGAACGCACGTTCTGGCATACGGGCGGCATGCACGCGCTGTTCCTGCCGGTCGGCGGCTGGGTCCAGCCGCCGTCGGCCGCGGGCTACGCGGAATCGCCCGATTCGAAACGCCGCCTGCTTGCGCTCGTGCAGGCCTCCGGGCTCGGCGCCCGCCTCGCGATGCAAACCGCGCCGGCCGCGACCGACGCCGATCTGCGGCGGATCCATCCCGCGTCGTATCTGGATGCCTTCAAGCGCCTGAGCGACGCGACGGGCGGCGACCTCGGCGATCTCGCGCCGTTCGGCCCGGGCAGCTACGAAATCGCCGCGCTGTCGGCCGGGCTCGCGCTCGCGGCCGTCGACACCGTGCTCGACGCGCGCGCGCCCAACGCGTTCTCGCTGTCGCGGCCGCCCGGCCATCACTGCCTGCGCGACAAGCCGATGGGGTTCTGCCTGCTCGCCAACATCCCGATCGCGCTCGAGGCCGCGCGCGCGAAACACGGCGTGGAACGCATCGCCGTGATCGACTGGGACGTGCATCACGGCAACGGCACGCAGTCGATCTATTACGACGATCCCCACACGCTGACAATCTCGCTGCACCAGGACCGCTGCTTTCCGCCCGGCTACAGCGGCGCCGAGGAACGCGGCGCAGGCGCGGGCGTGGGCGCGAATCTCAACATTCCGCTGCTCGCGGGCGCGGGCGACGACGCCTATCGTCACGCGCTCGCGCGCATCGTGTTGCCGGCGCTCGATGCGTTCAGGCCCGAGTTGATCGTCGTCGCGAGCGGGCTCGATGCGAACGCGGTCGATCCGCTCGCGCGCATGCAATTGCACAGCGACAGCTACCGGCATCTCACGCAAGGCGTGAAGGACGCGGCGGAACGGCTGTGCGGCGGACGCCTGGTGGTCGTGCACGAAGGCGGCTATTCGGAGGCGTACGTGCCGTTCTGCGGCCTCGCGATCGTCGAGACATTGGCGGGCGTGCGCACCGCGGTCGACGACCCCGCGCTCGCGCTGATGACCGCGCAGCAGCCGGGCGAGCGGTTCAACGCGTTCCAGCGCGACCTCATCGACGAATTGGCGTCGCAGTTCGGTTATTAG
- a CDS encoding MFS transporter: protein MPETLSPPAPLAAAHPNAPHFTSATLAALVAFAAITPLLLLVAPAVAAQLAAQFGLSASQVGVYFFVELGAFSAATLPSYLWLGRVAAPRVAFVAVAVFCAGNLATAGLMPGFPALLALRAVTAFGGGTLMVLCMTSAATSGNHDRVYGVWVIGQLIAGAIGLFVLPHVFQLFGLRALYLALALLGALAAPLARAFPAALGARAAGRGETMPPASSARLAALAIAGVLTFYLAIGGVWTFASRAAAAAGFDASATGTVLAIASLFGIAGATLAALLGGRAARRAMLYTGYGILVGALALLAAQAGAPGFAAAILAFKFAWTFVLPFALASVARVDPSGRLIATLNLVIGAGLAAGPLVAGLLLDGGGTQRQLFALAAVAACASLALLLRVERRAG from the coding sequence ATGCCCGAAACCTTGTCACCACCCGCGCCGCTCGCCGCCGCGCACCCCAACGCGCCGCACTTCACATCGGCCACGCTCGCCGCGCTCGTGGCCTTCGCCGCCATCACGCCGCTGCTGTTGCTCGTCGCGCCCGCGGTCGCCGCGCAGCTCGCGGCTCAGTTCGGGTTGTCCGCCTCGCAGGTCGGCGTGTACTTCTTCGTCGAGCTGGGCGCGTTCAGCGCGGCGACGCTGCCGTCCTATCTATGGCTCGGGCGCGTGGCCGCGCCGCGCGTCGCATTCGTCGCGGTCGCCGTGTTCTGCGCCGGCAATCTCGCCACCGCCGGCCTGATGCCGGGCTTCCCCGCGCTGCTCGCGCTGCGCGCCGTCACCGCGTTCGGCGGCGGCACCTTGATGGTGCTGTGCATGACGAGCGCGGCCACCAGCGGCAACCACGATCGGGTCTACGGCGTCTGGGTGATCGGCCAGCTGATCGCGGGCGCGATCGGCCTGTTCGTGCTGCCGCATGTGTTCCAGCTGTTCGGGCTGCGCGCGCTGTACCTCGCGCTGGCCCTGCTCGGCGCGCTCGCAGCGCCGCTCGCGCGCGCGTTCCCCGCCGCGCTCGGCGCGCGCGCCGCCGGCCGCGGCGAGACGATGCCGCCCGCCTCGTCCGCGCGGCTCGCCGCGCTCGCCATCGCGGGCGTGCTGACGTTCTACCTCGCGATCGGCGGCGTGTGGACCTTCGCCAGTCGCGCCGCCGCCGCCGCCGGCTTCGATGCGTCCGCCACCGGCACCGTGCTCGCGATCGCGAGCCTGTTCGGCATCGCCGGCGCGACGCTCGCCGCGCTGCTCGGCGGACGCGCGGCGCGGCGCGCGATGCTGTACACGGGCTACGGCATTCTCGTCGGGGCGCTGGCCCTGCTCGCCGCGCAGGCGGGCGCGCCCGGCTTCGCCGCCGCGATCCTCGCCTTCAAGTTCGCGTGGACCTTCGTGCTGCCGTTCGCGCTCGCCAGCGTGGCGCGCGTCGATCCGTCCGGCCGCCTGATCGCGACGCTCAACCTCGTGATCGGCGCGGGGCTCGCGGCCGGACCGCTCGTCGCCGGCCTGCTGCTCGACGGCGGCGGCACCCAGCGCCAGCTGTTCGCGCTCGCGGCCGTCGCGGCGTGCGCGTCGCTCGCGCTGCTGCTGCGCGTCGAGCGGCGCGCCGGTTGA
- a CDS encoding helix-turn-helix transcriptional regulator, which translates to MTVSAGIRQYPDAPSDVPAAIVLDEAAWPSRPARRADFAGVPGAAVASPRELSLLLLDLYALAGQAGIGEFECRFFALLSGYLPFDAAWTGVTTHLPSGPVMHNSYLYRLPPAFFSDWLRVRDADPLAARTLAAVGCAARVSALDAGLDGRFRDWCVRYGLAQLMCVSVFDRRFGLTTFLSIYRHGLHQPFSDDDARRYEDVIPHLAAALTINRAAHLARLRGEAAASTARAICDSFGVLHHADPEFEAALRGEWPQWRGERLPGELVEHVRGHAGQPFLGEALRVQCTGVAGLFLLEARPRSLLDRLSPRELAAIRYYGEGRSHKEVAQRMAISPATVRHYLRCAYRKLGMHDKSQIPGVLGALDAPDRRAADPPPGAA; encoded by the coding sequence GTGACGGTCAGCGCAGGAATCCGGCAGTACCCCGATGCGCCGAGCGACGTGCCGGCCGCGATCGTGCTCGACGAGGCCGCCTGGCCGTCGCGCCCGGCACGCCGGGCCGACTTCGCCGGTGTGCCGGGCGCGGCGGTGGCGTCGCCGCGCGAATTGAGCCTGTTGTTGCTCGATCTGTACGCGCTCGCGGGGCAGGCCGGGATCGGCGAATTCGAATGCCGCTTCTTCGCGCTGCTGTCCGGCTACCTGCCGTTCGACGCGGCCTGGACCGGCGTGACCACCCACCTGCCGTCCGGGCCGGTGATGCACAACAGCTACCTGTACCGCCTGCCGCCCGCGTTCTTCAGCGACTGGCTGCGCGTGCGCGACGCCGATCCGCTCGCGGCGCGGACCCTGGCGGCGGTCGGCTGCGCGGCGCGGGTCTCGGCGCTCGACGCGGGGCTCGACGGCCGTTTTCGCGATTGGTGCGTGCGATACGGGCTCGCGCAGCTGATGTGCGTGAGCGTGTTCGATCGTCGCTTCGGACTCACGACCTTCCTGTCGATCTATCGGCATGGGCTGCACCAGCCGTTCAGCGACGACGACGCGCGCCGCTACGAGGATGTGATCCCGCACCTGGCCGCGGCGCTGACCATCAATCGCGCGGCGCACCTCGCGCGGCTGCGCGGCGAGGCGGCGGCGTCGACGGCGCGCGCGATCTGCGACAGCTTCGGCGTGCTGCATCACGCGGATCCGGAATTCGAGGCGGCGCTGCGCGGCGAGTGGCCGCAGTGGCGCGGCGAGCGGCTGCCGGGCGAATTGGTCGAGCACGTGCGGGGCCATGCGGGGCAGCCGTTCCTGGGCGAGGCCCTGCGCGTGCAATGTACGGGCGTGGCGGGGCTGTTCCTGCTTGAAGCGCGCCCGCGTTCGCTGCTCGACCGGCTGAGCCCGCGCGAGCTGGCGGCGATTCGCTATTACGGCGAGGGGCGTTCGCACAAGGAGGTCGCGCAGCGCATGGCCATCTCGCCCGCGACGGTGCGGCATTACCTGCGCTGCGCGTATCGGAAGCTGGGGATGCACGACAAGAGCCAGATCCCGGGCGTGCTGGGCGCGCTGGATGCGCCGGACCGGCGCGCGGCCGACCCGCCGCCCGGCGCGGCATGA
- a CDS encoding BON domain-containing protein, which translates to MNRTRSLSSVLAISTAFLLGTAGWSSPYAQTEPASDGAAAESSQPVTDTWITTKVKSELAVTDGVKSTEVGVKTIDGIVTLTGVLPTRIAVKKAVAIARAVKGVKHVDAAGLKAKA; encoded by the coding sequence ATGAACCGAACCCGATCCCTTTCGTCCGTACTCGCGATCAGCACCGCATTCCTGCTTGGCACAGCCGGCTGGAGCAGCCCCTACGCGCAGACCGAACCGGCCAGCGACGGCGCGGCGGCCGAATCCAGCCAGCCCGTCACCGACACCTGGATCACCACCAAGGTGAAGAGCGAACTCGCCGTCACCGACGGCGTGAAGAGCACCGAGGTCGGCGTGAAGACGATCGACGGCATCGTCACGCTCACGGGCGTGCTGCCGACCCGGATCGCCGTCAAGAAGGCCGTGGCCATCGCGCGCGCCGTGAAGGGCGTGAAGCACGTGGATGCCGCCGGCCTGAAGGCCAAGGCCTGA
- a CDS encoding fimbrial protein — protein MAITSSIKIALFASVSIFSNYAHSSCQFFNGSGSTIPTPIYQSVIVNDWLIPRNKVVGSTETTYAHGWNTISTGCAAGQVQTTAEISGGTLVPGYQDTYQTGIPGIGIQFRAAVPGISNTQVAPFNKTTSISFNTPKESFNAGVTLVVTGPVQSGTINGSQLPTMTWRAMQDGVRTSYVLRVEGVLTVASQTCKVKHSSINVDLPRVMSKDLQDIGSTTGDTKFSIDLDTCAIGVGINLTLTDVAKPDNASNVLSLNKSSSAQGIGYQILYNAIPIKFGPDSAIAGNQNQWSIGNATSANISIPLTARYLRTSGALVPGTAIGLASFTMSYQ, from the coding sequence ATGGCAATCACATCATCGATAAAAATTGCATTATTTGCCTCTGTTTCGATTTTCTCGAATTATGCTCATTCATCTTGCCAGTTTTTTAATGGAAGCGGATCCACTATTCCCACCCCTATTTATCAATCTGTAATCGTAAACGACTGGCTGATCCCGAGAAACAAAGTCGTTGGCAGCACCGAGACGACCTATGCGCATGGCTGGAATACGATCTCCACGGGATGTGCGGCGGGGCAAGTGCAGACCACAGCCGAGATTAGCGGCGGAACACTTGTGCCCGGCTACCAAGACACGTACCAAACCGGCATACCAGGAATCGGCATCCAGTTCCGCGCCGCGGTTCCAGGAATCAGCAATACGCAGGTCGCTCCCTTCAACAAGACAACCTCGATCTCCTTCAATACACCGAAGGAGAGCTTCAACGCTGGAGTCACGCTCGTCGTGACCGGGCCGGTGCAGTCCGGAACCATCAACGGAAGCCAGCTTCCCACCATGACCTGGCGAGCCATGCAAGACGGGGTGCGCACGAGCTACGTCCTCCGTGTCGAGGGAGTTTTGACCGTGGCGAGCCAGACCTGCAAGGTCAAGCATTCATCAATCAATGTCGATCTGCCTCGGGTAATGAGCAAAGACCTGCAGGACATCGGTTCGACGACGGGCGACACGAAGTTTTCCATCGATCTGGATACCTGCGCGATTGGCGTCGGCATCAATCTGACGCTGACGGATGTCGCGAAGCCGGACAATGCATCGAACGTCCTGTCTCTCAACAAGTCGTCGAGTGCACAGGGTATCGGCTATCAAATCCTCTACAACGCCATCCCGATCAAGTTCGGTCCCGATTCCGCGATCGCCGGCAACCAGAATCAGTGGAGCATCGGCAATGCAACGAGCGCAAACATCAGCATCCCGCTGACGGCGAGATATCTACGCACATCGGGCGCGCTGGTCCCTGGAACCGCCATCGGGCTAGCCTCGTTCACCATGTCATATCAATGA
- a CDS encoding 2-dehydropantoate 2-reductase, with the protein MNASSVRVAVVGLGAIGGLFAAALAQAGWQVGAFARGATLDAVRADGLRIADEQGGETVVRLAASDDAAALGEQDYVVLALKAQALPALASRLAPLVGPRTVVVGAMNGLPWWFLHGFAGPLDGVCLESIDPAGAVSAALPPAQAIGCVVHLSSATSAPGVVRRGRGNRLIVGAPDAAREAAAARFARALAAGGFEVETSAAIRTEIWAKLWGNMNMNPLSALAGSTADRLLDDPYTHALALRMMEEADAIGARLALSTGMSGPERIAVTRRLGAFKTSMLQDLEAGRPLEIGPILGVFPELGRRLEVPTPYCDAVLGLLRQRAANSGL; encoded by the coding sequence ATGAATGCATCCTCCGTGCGCGTGGCCGTGGTGGGCCTGGGCGCGATCGGCGGCCTGTTCGCCGCGGCGCTGGCGCAAGCCGGCTGGCAGGTCGGCGCGTTCGCGCGCGGCGCGACGCTCGACGCGGTCCGCGCGGACGGGCTGCGCATCGCCGACGAACAGGGCGGGGAGACCGTCGTGCGGCTGGCCGCGAGCGACGACGCGGCGGCGCTGGGCGAGCAGGACTACGTGGTGCTGGCGCTGAAGGCGCAGGCGCTGCCGGCGTTGGCGTCGCGGCTCGCGCCGCTGGTCGGGCCGCGCACGGTGGTGGTGGGCGCGATGAACGGGCTGCCGTGGTGGTTCCTGCACGGCTTTGCCGGGCCGCTCGACGGCGTCTGCCTCGAATCGATCGATCCGGCGGGGGCGGTGTCGGCGGCGTTGCCGCCGGCGCAGGCGATCGGCTGCGTGGTGCACCTGTCGTCGGCGACGTCCGCGCCCGGCGTGGTGCGGCGCGGGCGCGGCAACCGCCTGATCGTCGGCGCGCCGGACGCGGCCCGCGAGGCGGCCGCCGCGCGTTTCGCCCGGGCGCTTGCCGCGGGCGGCTTCGAGGTCGAGACGAGCGCGGCGATCCGCACCGAGATCTGGGCCAAGCTGTGGGGCAACATGAACATGAATCCGCTGAGCGCGCTCGCGGGTTCGACCGCCGATCGCCTGCTCGACGATCCGTACACGCATGCGCTCGCGCTGCGGATGATGGAGGAGGCCGACGCGATCGGCGCGCGGCTCGCGCTGTCGACCGGCATGAGCGGCCCGGAGCGGATCGCGGTCACGCGCCGGCTCGGCGCGTTCAAGACCTCGATGCTGCAGGACCTGGAGGCGGGACGCCCGCTCGAGATCGGGCCGATCCTCGGGGTGTTCCCGGAGCTGGGCCGCCGGCTCGAGGTGCCGACGCCTTACTGCGACGCGGTGCTGGGGCTGCTGCGGCAGCGCGCGGCCAACAGCGGGCTGTGA
- a CDS encoding phospholipase D family nuclease, with protein sequence MLLHNRLTAACLSVALLSAPQLAVAKTPTDTLYAEVVAYLSRLLSAPPREAPAGQVIEAAFSPDGGAEALVLKVIGAARASLRLAGYSFTSPKVVRALLDARQRGVDIAVVVDNDGNRSKASKQALNLLVNAKVPTRTIDRYAIHHDKYIVVDGRHVETGSFNYSASAASRNSENVLVVWNNPALATQYLQHWQNRYDQGTNYRSSY encoded by the coding sequence ATGCTGTTGCACAACCGGCTGACCGCCGCGTGTCTCTCCGTCGCCCTGCTGTCCGCCCCTCAACTGGCCGTCGCCAAGACGCCTACCGACACCCTGTACGCCGAGGTCGTCGCCTACCTGTCGCGCCTGCTCTCTGCGCCGCCGCGCGAAGCGCCGGCCGGCCAGGTCATCGAGGCCGCGTTCTCGCCGGACGGCGGCGCGGAAGCGCTGGTCCTGAAGGTGATCGGCGCGGCGCGCGCCTCGCTGCGGCTCGCCGGCTATTCGTTCACCTCGCCGAAGGTGGTGCGCGCGCTGCTCGACGCGCGCCAGCGCGGCGTCGACATCGCCGTGGTCGTCGACAACGACGGCAATCGCTCGAAGGCGTCGAAGCAGGCGCTCAACCTGCTCGTCAACGCGAAGGTGCCGACCCGCACAATCGACCGCTACGCCATCCATCACGACAAGTACATCGTCGTCGACGGCCGCCACGTCGAGACCGGCTCGTTCAACTACTCGGCCTCCGCCGCCTCGCGAAACTCGGAAAACGTGCTCGTCGTGTGGAACAACCCGGCGCTCGCCACGCAATACCTGCAGCACTGGCAGAACCGCTACGACCAGGGCACGAACTACCGCTCCAGCTACTGA
- a CDS encoding CsbD family protein codes for MNEDKIKGQWKQLTGKLKAKWGKLTDDDLAVVEGNREYLAGKIQERYGIARDEAERQLKDFDKSL; via the coding sequence ATGAACGAAGACAAGATCAAGGGGCAGTGGAAGCAGTTGACCGGCAAGCTCAAGGCGAAATGGGGCAAGCTGACCGATGACGATCTCGCGGTCGTCGAAGGCAATCGCGAATACCTCGCCGGCAAGATCCAGGAGCGCTACGGCATCGCGCGCGACGAGGCCGAGCGGCAACTGAAGGATTTCGACAAGTCGCTGTAA
- a CDS encoding lysozyme inhibitor LprI family protein: protein MKKHFLWMLLAMSAAAVADQTPGDEISARSGLPASEVAALLSNCDGSQTSMNFCAWRDQIVAERELQHVIDQQGSEHPDRKAALEARISKWKKARDASCEKSARKEWGDGSMRPAAQAICVTSSTKTMTKRLVASSHKGA, encoded by the coding sequence ATGAAGAAGCACTTTCTCTGGATGCTCTTGGCGATGTCGGCGGCCGCGGTGGCTGACCAGACGCCTGGTGACGAGATTTCGGCGCGTAGTGGTCTGCCGGCCAGCGAGGTTGCCGCATTGCTCAGCAACTGCGATGGGAGCCAGACCAGCATGAATTTCTGCGCGTGGCGTGACCAGATCGTCGCCGAGCGCGAGCTGCAGCACGTCATTGACCAACAGGGCAGCGAGCACCCAGATCGCAAGGCAGCGCTCGAGGCGCGAATTTCGAAATGGAAAAAGGCGCGCGACGCGTCTTGCGAGAAGTCGGCCCGGAAAGAGTGGGGCGACGGCTCGATGCGTCCAGCGGCACAGGCGATCTGCGTGACGTCATCGACGAAGACGATGACGAAGCGGCTCGTGGCATCAAGCCACAAGGGGGCATGA
- a CDS encoding lysozyme, with protein sequence MANENMRLSDAGWAALREREQAVMHYYNDQANNCTFGVGTLAHTGACTPEELRRPVTAAQVNAQLAARIGTAEAQVRRNVTQRELTQAQFDELVSYTYNAGNTGALSALHSANRNDDAGVVSHMSQRIYLHPRDAHGRRLAPVRSTGLANRRRLEVAPFQRQRTR encoded by the coding sequence ATGGCGAACGAAAACATGCGCCTCAGCGATGCGGGCTGGGCCGCACTGCGAGAGCGCGAACAGGCGGTCATGCACTACTACAACGATCAAGCGAACAACTGCACGTTCGGCGTCGGCACCCTTGCGCATACCGGCGCGTGCACGCCCGAAGAACTGCGGCGCCCGGTGACTGCAGCACAGGTCAATGCACAACTCGCCGCGCGTATTGGCACTGCAGAGGCGCAGGTCCGCCGGAACGTCACCCAGCGCGAACTCACGCAGGCGCAATTCGATGAGTTGGTCAGCTACACGTACAACGCCGGTAACACCGGGGCGCTGTCCGCGCTGCATTCTGCGAACCGGAACGACGACGCCGGGGTTGTTTCGCACATGAGCCAGCGCATCTACCTCCACCCACGCGATGCACACGGACGGCGCCTCGCCCCGGTTCGATCAACTGGGCTCGCCAACCGGCGCCGCCTGGAAGTTGCCCCCTTCCAACGTCAGAGGACCCGATGA